One part of the Streptomyces ferrugineus genome encodes these proteins:
- a CDS encoding HIT family protein, with protein MTSEPEQQWGVGIQDAFQRLWTPHRMAYIQGENKPTGPGADDGCPFCSIPAKSDEDGLIVRRGEQVYAVLNLYPYNGGHLMVVPYRHVADYTDLTDPETIELAALTKQAMTALRTASGAHGFNIGMNQGTVAGAGIAAHLHQHIVPRWGGDTNFMPVVGHTRVLPQLLADTRKMLAEAWPTV; from the coding sequence ATGACGAGTGAGCCGGAGCAGCAGTGGGGAGTGGGGATCCAGGACGCCTTCCAGCGTCTGTGGACGCCCCATCGGATGGCCTACATCCAGGGTGAGAACAAGCCGACCGGTCCCGGTGCCGACGACGGCTGCCCCTTCTGCTCGATCCCGGCCAAGTCCGACGAGGACGGGCTGATCGTCAGGCGCGGTGAGCAGGTGTACGCGGTCCTCAATCTCTACCCGTACAACGGCGGCCACCTGATGGTCGTGCCCTACCGTCACGTCGCCGACTACACCGACCTCACCGACCCGGAGACCATCGAGCTGGCCGCGCTGACGAAGCAGGCGATGACCGCCCTGCGCACCGCCTCCGGCGCCCACGGCTTCAACATCGGCATGAACCAGGGCACGGTCGCCGGCGCGGGCATCGCGGCCCACCTCCACCAGCACATCGTCCCGCGCTGGGGCGGCGACACGAACTTCATGCCGGTGGTGGGGCACACACGGGTGCTGCCGCAGCTCCTCGCCGACACGCGGAAGATGCTGGCGGAGGCGTGGCCGACGGTGTGA
- a CDS encoding YebC/PmpR family DNA-binding transcriptional regulator translates to MSGHSKWATTKHKKAVIDAKRGKLFAKLIKNIEVAARMGGVDLDGNPTLYDAVQKAKKQSVPNKNIDSAIKRGGGLEAGGADYETIMYEGYGPNGVAVLIECLTDNRNRAASDVRVAMTRNGGSMADPGSVSYMFSRKGVVIVPKGELTEDDVLTAVLDAGAEEVNDLGESFEVISEATDLVAVRTALQEAGIDYDSADSSFVPSVQVELDEEGAKKIFKLIDALEDSDDVQNVFANFDVSDEIMEKVDA, encoded by the coding sequence ATGTCCGGCCACTCTAAATGGGCCACGACGAAGCACAAGAAGGCCGTCATCGATGCCAAGCGTGGCAAGCTCTTCGCGAAGCTGATCAAGAACATCGAGGTCGCGGCGCGCATGGGCGGCGTCGACCTCGACGGCAACCCGACGCTCTACGACGCCGTCCAGAAGGCCAAGAAGCAGTCGGTGCCGAACAAGAACATCGACTCCGCGATCAAGCGCGGTGGCGGTCTCGAGGCCGGCGGTGCCGACTACGAGACGATCATGTACGAGGGCTACGGCCCGAACGGCGTCGCGGTGCTCATCGAGTGCCTCACCGACAACCGCAACCGCGCCGCCTCCGACGTCCGCGTCGCCATGACCCGCAACGGCGGCTCCATGGCCGACCCGGGCTCGGTGTCGTACATGTTCAGCCGCAAGGGCGTCGTCATCGTCCCCAAGGGCGAGCTGACCGAGGACGACGTCCTGACGGCCGTCCTGGACGCGGGCGCCGAGGAGGTCAACGACCTCGGCGAGTCCTTCGAGGTCATCAGCGAGGCCACCGACCTGGTCGCGGTCCGCACCGCCCTCCAGGAGGCCGGCATCGACTACGACTCCGCCGACTCCAGCTTCGTGCCGTCCGTCCAGGTCGAGCTGGACGAGGAGGGCGCCAAGAAGATCTTCAAGCTGATCGACGCGCTCGAGGACAGCGACGACGTGCAGAACGTCTTCGCCAACTTCGACGTCAGCGACGAGATCATGGAGAAGGTCGACGCGTAA
- a CDS encoding phosphatidylinositol mannoside acyltransferase gives MSAQERLTDALYGLGWGTVKKLPEPVAVRLGRTIADIAWKQRGKGVRRLESNYARVVPDAGPERLAELSRAGMRSYLRYWMESFRLPAWSPERIRNGFDPKDVHHLTDGLASDQGVILALPHLANWDLAGAWVTTELETPFATVAERLKPETLYDRFVAYREGLGMEVLPHSGGTAFGTLARRLRDGGLVCLVADRDLSASGVEVDFFGATARMPAGPALLAQQTGALLLPVTLWYDDSPVMRGRVHPPVEVPESGTRAEKTSVMTQALADTFASGIAEHPEDWHMLQRLWLDDLDPTKGPS, from the coding sequence GTGAGTGCCCAGGAGCGGCTCACGGACGCGCTGTACGGGCTCGGCTGGGGCACCGTCAAGAAGCTCCCCGAGCCGGTCGCCGTACGGCTCGGACGCACCATCGCCGACATCGCCTGGAAGCAGCGCGGCAAGGGCGTCCGGCGTCTGGAGAGCAACTACGCGCGCGTGGTGCCCGACGCCGGCCCGGAGCGCCTCGCCGAGCTCTCGCGCGCGGGCATGCGCTCGTACCTGCGCTACTGGATGGAGTCCTTCCGGCTGCCCGCCTGGAGCCCCGAGCGCATAAGGAACGGCTTCGACCCCAAGGACGTCCACCACCTCACCGACGGCCTGGCCTCGGACCAGGGCGTCATCCTCGCCCTGCCGCACCTGGCCAACTGGGACCTGGCGGGCGCCTGGGTCACCACCGAGCTCGAGACACCGTTCGCGACGGTCGCCGAGCGCCTCAAGCCCGAGACGCTCTACGACCGCTTCGTCGCCTACCGCGAGGGCCTCGGCATGGAGGTCCTGCCGCACAGCGGCGGCACCGCCTTCGGCACCCTGGCCCGCAGGCTGCGCGACGGCGGTCTGGTCTGCCTGGTCGCCGACCGCGACCTGTCCGCCTCCGGCGTCGAGGTGGACTTCTTCGGCGCCACGGCCCGGATGCCGGCCGGACCGGCGCTGCTCGCCCAGCAGACCGGGGCGCTGCTGCTTCCCGTCACGCTCTGGTACGACGACTCCCCGGTCATGCGGGGCAGGGTCCACCCCCCGGTTGAGGTGCCCGAGTCAGGTACCCGGGCCGAGAAGACGTCTGTCATGACACAGGCGCTGGCCGACACCTTCGCCTCGGGGATCGCCGAACATCCGGAGGACTGGCACATGCTCCAGCGCTTGTGGCTCGATGACCTCGACCCCACGAAGGGGCCCTCGTGA
- the pdxS gene encoding pyridoxal 5'-phosphate synthase lyase subunit PdxS — translation MSISEIQTPETGTARVKRGMAEQLKGGVIMDVVTPEQAKIAEDAGAVAVMALERVPADIRKDGGVARMSDPDMIEGIISAVSIPVMAKSRIGHFVEAQVLQSLGVDYIDESEVLTPADEVNHSDKWAFTTPFVCGATNLGEALRRIAEGAAMIRSKGEAGTGNVVEAVRHLRQIKNEIAKLRGFDNHELYAAAKELRAPYELVKEVSELGKLPVVLFSAGGVATPADAALMRQLGAEGVFVGSGIFKSGDPAKRAAAIVKATTFYDDPKIIADASRNLGEAMVGINCDTLPEAERYANRGW, via the coding sequence GTGTCCATCTCCGAAATCCAGACCCCCGAGACCGGTACCGCCCGCGTGAAGCGCGGCATGGCCGAGCAGCTCAAGGGTGGCGTGATCATGGACGTCGTCACGCCGGAGCAGGCGAAGATCGCCGAGGACGCGGGCGCCGTCGCCGTCATGGCCCTGGAGCGGGTCCCCGCGGACATCCGCAAGGACGGCGGCGTGGCCCGCATGTCCGACCCGGACATGATCGAGGGCATCATCAGCGCCGTCTCCATCCCGGTCATGGCCAAGTCCCGCATCGGCCACTTCGTCGAGGCCCAGGTCCTGCAGTCCCTCGGCGTCGACTACATCGACGAGTCCGAGGTCCTCACCCCGGCCGACGAGGTCAACCACTCCGACAAGTGGGCCTTCACGACCCCCTTCGTCTGCGGCGCCACCAACCTGGGCGAGGCCCTGCGCCGGATCGCCGAGGGCGCGGCCATGATCCGCTCCAAGGGCGAGGCCGGCACCGGCAACGTCGTCGAGGCCGTGCGCCACCTGCGCCAGATCAAGAACGAGATCGCCAAGCTGCGCGGCTTCGACAACCACGAGCTGTACGCCGCCGCCAAGGAGCTGCGCGCCCCCTACGAGCTGGTCAAGGAAGTCTCCGAGCTCGGCAAGCTCCCGGTCGTGCTGTTCTCCGCCGGTGGCGTCGCCACCCCGGCCGACGCCGCCCTGATGCGCCAGCTCGGCGCCGAGGGTGTCTTCGTCGGCTCCGGCATCTTCAAGTCAGGCGACCCGGCCAAGCGCGCCGCCGCCATCGTCAAGGCGACCACGTTCTACGACGACCCGAAGATCATCGCGGACGCGTCCCGCAACCTGGGCGAGGCCATGGTCGGCATCAACTGCGACACCCTCCCCGAGGCCGAGCGCTACGCCAACCGCGGCTGGTAA
- a CDS encoding LemA family protein, which translates to MTATLIWILVALVVIGLYLSWTAGRLDRLHARIDAARAALDAQLLRRASVAQELATSGVLDPAASIVLYESAHAARQAEEELREVAESDLSQALRAVFSVPQQVEAVREAPGGEEAARELTEAVRRVPMARRFHNDAVRAARALRRHRKVRWFRLAGHAPFPMAFEMDDEPPAALVDRAA; encoded by the coding sequence GTGACCGCAACCCTCATCTGGATCCTCGTCGCCCTCGTCGTCATCGGCCTCTACCTGAGTTGGACCGCGGGCCGCCTCGACCGGCTGCACGCCAGGATCGACGCGGCGCGCGCCGCGCTCGACGCGCAGTTGCTGCGCCGCGCCTCGGTGGCCCAGGAGCTGGCCACCTCCGGCGTACTGGATCCGGCCGCGTCGATCGTCCTGTACGAGTCCGCCCACGCCGCCCGCCAGGCCGAGGAGGAGCTGCGGGAGGTCGCCGAGAGCGACCTCAGCCAGGCGCTGCGGGCCGTGTTCTCCGTGCCCCAGCAGGTGGAGGCCGTACGGGAGGCACCCGGGGGCGAGGAAGCGGCCCGTGAACTCACCGAAGCGGTCCGCCGGGTGCCGATGGCCCGGCGCTTCCACAACGACGCCGTACGGGCCGCCCGGGCGCTGCGCAGGCACCGCAAGGTCCGCTGGTTCCGGCTGGCCGGCCACGCGCCGTTCCCCATGGCCTTCGAGATGGACGACGAGCCACCGGCGGCCCTCGTCGACCGGGCCGCCTGA
- a CDS encoding glycosyltransferase family 4 protein — protein MRIGIVCPYSWDVPGGVQFHIRDLAEYFIRLGHEVSVLAPADDDTPLPPYVVSAGRAVPVPYNGSVARLNFGFLSAARVRRWLHDGRFDVIHIHEPTSPSLGLLTCWAAQGPIVATFHTSNPRSRAMIAAYAILQAALEKISARIAVSEYARRTLVEHLGGDAVVIPNGVDVDFFAKAEPNPDWQGDTIGFIGRIDEPRKGLPVLMKALPKILAARPQTRLLVAGRGDEEEAVERLPAELRPRVEFLGMISDEDKARFLRSVDLYVAPNTGGESFGIILVEAMSAGAPVLASDLDAFAQVLDQGAAGELFANEDAEALAEAAVRLLEDPARRAELRERGSAHVRRFDWSTVGADILSVYETVTAGAAAVAADERAGGGGSGLRARLGLARD, from the coding sequence GTGAGGATCGGCATTGTCTGCCCCTACTCCTGGGACGTCCCGGGTGGCGTCCAGTTCCACATCCGCGACCTCGCCGAGTACTTCATCCGGCTCGGCCACGAGGTGTCCGTCCTCGCCCCCGCCGACGACGACACCCCGCTCCCGCCGTACGTCGTCTCGGCGGGCCGCGCGGTGCCCGTGCCGTACAACGGCTCCGTCGCCCGCCTGAACTTCGGCTTCCTCTCGGCGGCCCGGGTGCGCCGCTGGCTGCACGACGGCCGGTTCGACGTCATCCACATCCACGAGCCGACGTCACCGTCGCTGGGCCTGCTGACGTGCTGGGCGGCCCAGGGACCCATCGTCGCCACCTTCCACACGTCCAACCCCCGCTCCCGGGCGATGATCGCCGCGTACGCCATCCTCCAGGCCGCCCTGGAGAAGATCAGCGCCCGGATCGCGGTGAGCGAGTACGCCCGCCGCACGCTCGTGGAGCACCTGGGCGGCGACGCGGTGGTCATCCCCAACGGCGTCGACGTCGACTTCTTCGCCAAGGCCGAGCCCAACCCGGACTGGCAGGGAGACACGATCGGCTTCATCGGCCGCATCGACGAGCCCCGCAAGGGCCTGCCGGTCCTGATGAAGGCCCTGCCGAAGATCCTCGCCGCCCGCCCGCAGACCAGGCTCCTCGTGGCGGGCCGCGGCGACGAGGAGGAGGCGGTGGAGAGACTCCCCGCCGAGCTGCGCCCCCGCGTCGAGTTCCTCGGCATGATCAGCGACGAGGACAAGGCCCGGTTCCTGCGCAGCGTCGACCTGTACGTCGCCCCCAACACCGGCGGCGAGAGCTTCGGGATCATCCTGGTCGAGGCGATGTCGGCCGGCGCCCCCGTCCTCGCCTCCGACCTGGACGCCTTCGCCCAGGTCCTCGACCAGGGCGCGGCCGGCGAACTCTTCGCCAACGAGGACGCGGAAGCCCTCGCCGAGGCGGCCGTACGCCTGCTGGAGGACCCGGCGCGCAGGGCGGAACTGCGGGAGCGGGGCAGCGCGCACGTACGCCGCTTCGACTGGTCGACCGTCGGCGCGGACATCCTGTCGGTGTACGAGACGGTGACGGCGGGCGCGGCGGCGGTGGCGGCGGACGAGCGGGCCGGGGGCGGCGGGAGCGGGTTGCGGGCCCGGCTGGGGCTGGCGCGGGACTGA
- the pgsA gene encoding phosphatidylinositol phosphate synthase has protein sequence MLNKYARAFFTRVLTPFATFLIRRGVSPDTVTLIGTAGVVAGALVFYPMGEFFWGTVVITLFVFSDLVDGNMARQLGRSSRWGAFLDSTLDRVADGAIFGGFILWYAGDGDDLVLCAVSIFCLASGQVVSYTKARGESIGLPVAVNGLVERAERLVISLVAAGFAGLHKFGVPGIQYLLPVALWIVAVGSLVTLIQRVVTVRRESAEVEAAEGAQEKPQNASQGSEAAK, from the coding sequence ATGCTGAACAAGTACGCGCGTGCATTCTTCACGCGTGTCCTCACGCCGTTCGCCACATTTCTGATCAGAAGGGGCGTCAGCCCTGACACGGTCACCCTGATCGGCACCGCCGGTGTGGTCGCGGGCGCCCTGGTCTTCTACCCCATGGGCGAGTTCTTCTGGGGCACGGTCGTGATCACGCTCTTCGTGTTCTCCGACCTCGTCGACGGGAACATGGCCCGCCAGCTCGGCCGCTCCAGCCGCTGGGGCGCCTTCCTGGACTCCACGCTCGACCGGGTCGCCGACGGCGCGATCTTCGGCGGCTTCATCCTCTGGTACGCCGGTGACGGCGACGACCTCGTGCTGTGCGCCGTGTCGATCTTCTGCCTGGCCAGCGGCCAGGTGGTGTCGTACACCAAGGCCCGCGGCGAGTCGATCGGTCTGCCGGTCGCCGTCAACGGCCTCGTCGAGCGCGCCGAGCGCCTGGTGATCTCGCTGGTCGCGGCCGGATTCGCGGGCCTGCACAAGTTCGGGGTACCCGGCATCCAGTACCTGCTGCCCGTCGCCCTGTGGATCGTCGCCGTCGGCAGCCTCGTCACGCTGATCCAGCGGGTCGTCACGGTCCGCCGCGAGTCGGCCGAGGTGGAGGCCGCCGAGGGCGCGCAGGAGAAGCCGCAGAACGCCTCTCAAGGGAGCGAGGCAGCCAAGTGA
- the pdxT gene encoding pyridoxal 5'-phosphate synthase glutaminase subunit PdxT — protein sequence MSDTPVIGVLALQGDVREHLIALAAADAAARPVRRPEELAEVDGLVIPGGESTTISKLAILFGVMEPLRARVRGGMPVYGTCAGMIMLADKILDPRSGQETIGGIDMIVRRNAFGRQNESFEAAVDIKGVPGDPVEGVFIRAPWVESVGAEAEVLAEHDGHIVAVRQGNALATSFHPELTGDHRVHGLFVDMVRANRTAESL from the coding sequence ATGAGCGACACCCCCGTCATAGGCGTCCTGGCCCTCCAGGGCGACGTACGGGAGCACCTCATCGCCCTGGCCGCGGCCGACGCCGCGGCCAGGCCGGTGCGGCGCCCCGAGGAACTCGCCGAGGTCGACGGTCTCGTCATCCCCGGCGGCGAGTCCACGACCATCTCCAAGCTGGCCATCCTCTTCGGCGTGATGGAGCCGCTCCGCGCGCGCGTGCGCGGCGGCATGCCGGTCTACGGCACCTGCGCCGGCATGATCATGCTCGCCGACAAGATCCTCGACCCGCGCTCGGGCCAGGAGACGATCGGCGGCATCGACATGATCGTGCGCCGCAACGCCTTCGGACGGCAGAACGAGTCCTTCGAGGCGGCGGTCGACATCAAGGGCGTGCCGGGCGATCCTGTGGAGGGCGTCTTCATCCGCGCCCCCTGGGTCGAGTCCGTCGGCGCCGAGGCCGAGGTCCTCGCCGAGCACGACGGCCACATCGTCGCGGTCCGCCAGGGCAACGCGCTGGCCACGTCGTTCCATCCGGAACTGACCGGCGACCACCGCGTGCACGGCCTGTTCGTCGACATGGTGCGCGCGAACCGGACAGCCGAGTCCTTGTAG
- a CDS encoding elongation factor G-like protein EF-G2, with product MGDKANAHPGAAGRATAADHPASVRNVVLVGHSGSGKTTLVEALALTAGAVNRAGRVEDGGTVSDYDEIEHRQQRSVQLSLVPVEWDGIKVNLLDTPGYADFVGELRAGLRAADAALFVVSASDGVDGSTRMVWEECAAVGMPRAIVVTHLESARADYEEMTRICAEAFGGDDPDAVLPLYLPLHGPQGADGHAPVTGLIGLLSQKLFEYATGERKESEPSEDQLPGIEEARNRLIEGIIAESEDETLMDRYLGGEQVDVKTLIEDLERAVARGTFFPVVAAAPATDGARQGLGTVEVLELITRGFPTPLERRAPTVTTVDGKPRELKLCDPNGPLVAEVVKTASDPYVGRVSLVRVFSGTLRPDETVHVSGHGLEDRGHEDHDVDERIGALSAPFGKQQRTLSHCIAGDLACVAKLSRAETGDTLSAKDDPLLMEPWQMPDPLLPLAIQAHSKPDEDKLSQGLARLVAEDPTMRLEQNQSTHQVVLWALGEAHADVALERLRSRYGVQVDVVPHKVSLRETFADRSAGRGRHVKQSGGHGQYAICEIEVEPLPGGSGIEFVDKVVGGAVPRQFIPSVEKGVRAQAARGVAAGHPLVDIRVTLLDGKAHSVDSSDAAFQTAGALALREAAADAKIHLLEPVAEVSVLVGDDYVGAVMSDLSGRRGRVLGTEQTSGGRTLIKAEVPEIEIGRYAVDLRSLSHGTARFNRSYARHEPMPPQIAERIRAEARNAS from the coding sequence ATGGGCGACAAGGCGAACGCACACCCTGGAGCCGCCGGCAGGGCTACAGCGGCCGACCACCCCGCGTCCGTACGGAATGTGGTGCTGGTCGGCCACTCCGGATCGGGCAAGACCACGTTGGTGGAAGCTCTCGCGCTCACCGCGGGGGCAGTGAATCGGGCGGGCCGCGTGGAGGACGGCGGCACGGTCTCCGACTACGACGAGATCGAGCACCGGCAGCAACGCTCGGTGCAGCTCTCACTGGTGCCGGTCGAATGGGACGGCATCAAGGTCAACCTTCTGGACACTCCCGGATACGCCGACTTCGTCGGGGAGCTGAGGGCCGGTCTGCGAGCGGCGGACGCGGCCCTTTTCGTCGTCTCCGCCTCCGACGGCGTGGACGGCTCCACCCGCATGGTGTGGGAGGAGTGCGCGGCGGTCGGCATGCCGCGCGCGATCGTCGTCACGCACCTGGAGTCCGCGCGGGCCGACTACGAGGAGATGACGCGGATCTGCGCGGAGGCGTTCGGCGGGGACGACCCCGACGCCGTGCTCCCGCTGTATCTGCCGCTGCACGGCCCGCAGGGCGCGGACGGGCACGCGCCCGTGACCGGTCTGATCGGGCTGCTGTCGCAGAAGCTGTTCGAGTACGCGACCGGGGAGCGCAAGGAGTCCGAGCCGAGCGAGGACCAGCTGCCCGGGATCGAGGAGGCCCGCAACCGGCTGATCGAGGGGATCATCGCCGAGAGCGAGGACGAGACCCTCATGGACCGCTATCTCGGCGGCGAGCAGGTCGACGTCAAGACGCTGATCGAGGACCTGGAGCGAGCCGTCGCGCGCGGCACGTTCTTCCCCGTCGTGGCCGCGGCACCCGCCACCGACGGAGCCCGGCAGGGCCTCGGCACGGTCGAGGTGCTGGAGCTGATCACACGGGGCTTCCCGACCCCGCTGGAGCGCCGGGCGCCGACGGTCACCACGGTCGACGGCAAACCGCGCGAGCTGAAGCTGTGCGATCCGAACGGACCGCTGGTCGCGGAGGTCGTGAAGACCGCGTCCGACCCCTACGTCGGCCGGGTCTCGCTGGTGCGCGTCTTCTCCGGCACCCTGCGCCCCGACGAGACGGTGCACGTCTCCGGGCACGGTCTGGAGGACCGCGGGCACGAGGACCACGACGTCGACGAGCGGATCGGCGCGCTCTCGGCGCCCTTCGGCAAGCAGCAGCGCACGCTCAGTCACTGCATCGCCGGTGACCTCGCGTGTGTGGCGAAGCTGAGCCGCGCGGAGACCGGCGACACGCTCTCGGCCAAGGACGATCCGCTGCTGATGGAGCCCTGGCAGATGCCCGATCCGCTGCTGCCGCTGGCCATCCAGGCGCACAGCAAGCCGGACGAGGACAAGCTGTCGCAGGGCCTCGCCCGGCTGGTCGCCGAGGATCCGACGATGCGGCTGGAGCAGAACCAGTCCACCCACCAGGTCGTGCTGTGGGCGCTGGGCGAGGCGCACGCGGACGTCGCCCTGGAGAGGCTGCGCAGCCGCTACGGCGTCCAGGTCGACGTCGTGCCGCACAAGGTCTCGCTGCGGGAGACGTTCGCGGACAGGTCGGCGGGCCGCGGGCGGCATGTGAAGCAGTCCGGCGGCCACGGGCAGTACGCGATCTGCGAGATCGAGGTCGAGCCGCTGCCGGGCGGCTCGGGCATCGAGTTCGTGGACAAGGTGGTCGGCGGCGCCGTGCCCCGGCAGTTCATCCCGTCGGTGGAGAAGGGCGTCAGGGCCCAGGCGGCCAGGGGTGTCGCGGCCGGTCATCCGCTCGTCGACATCCGGGTCACGCTGCTCGACGGCAAGGCGCACTCGGTGGACTCCTCCGACGCCGCGTTCCAGACGGCGGGCGCCCTCGCGCTGCGGGAGGCGGCGGCCGACGCGAAGATCCATCTGCTGGAGCCGGTGGCCGAGGTGTCCGTGCTGGTGGGCGACGACTACGTCGGCGCCGTGATGAGCGATCTGTCCGGGCGGCGCGGCCGCGTCCTCGGCACGGAGCAGACCAGCGGCGGCCGCACCCTCATCAAGGCCGAGGTGCCCGAGATCGAGATCGGCCGGTACGCCGTCGATCTGCGGTCGCTGTCGCACGGCACCGCGCGCTTCAACCGTTCGTACGCGCGGCACGAGCCGATGCCGCCGCAGATCGCGGAAAGGATTCGTGCAGAGGCGCGCAACGCCTCGTAG
- a CDS encoding potassium channel family protein, whose translation MDDDSLYTRWEQRTEIPLFLASLLFLATYAARVLAVSMPPGWRSLCWFTLLVLWLLFATDYLVRWILSGLRFPRFARTHFLHTVVVVLPLLRPLRIVPLYDAIQHRQGAPRLSLHARVIAYASLSTLLLGFAGALAVFQQERGAPDTTMRTFGDAVWWAAATISTVGYGDITPVTAGGRAIAMGMMAGGLALLGAVTGSFSSWLLQIFSRESDRRPPEG comes from the coding sequence GTGGACGACGACAGCCTTTACACCCGCTGGGAGCAGCGCACCGAGATCCCGCTGTTCCTCGCCTCGCTGCTCTTCCTGGCCACCTATGCCGCCCGCGTCCTTGCCGTGAGCATGCCCCCCGGCTGGCGGAGCTTGTGCTGGTTCACGCTGCTCGTGCTCTGGCTGCTGTTCGCCACGGACTACCTGGTCCGCTGGATCCTCAGCGGGCTGCGCTTCCCGCGCTTCGCCAGGACCCACTTCCTGCACACGGTCGTGGTCGTCCTGCCGCTGCTGCGGCCGCTGCGGATCGTGCCGCTGTACGACGCCATCCAGCACCGGCAGGGTGCGCCCCGGCTCTCCCTGCACGCGCGGGTGATCGCCTACGCGAGCCTGTCGACCCTGCTCCTCGGCTTCGCCGGCGCCCTCGCGGTCTTCCAGCAGGAGCGTGGGGCGCCCGACACCACCATGCGCACGTTCGGGGACGCGGTGTGGTGGGCCGCCGCGACCATCAGCACGGTCGGCTACGGCGACATCACACCGGTGACCGCGGGCGGCCGGGCGATCGCGATGGGGATGATGGCCGGCGGGCTGGCCCTGCTCGGCGCGGTGACGGGGTCGTTCTCCTCCTGGCTCCTGCAGATCTTCTCCCGCGAGAGCGACAGGAGGCCCCCGGAGGGCTGA